The following are encoded in a window of Candida dubliniensis CD36 chromosome 4, complete sequence genomic DNA:
- a CDS encoding conserved hypothetical protein (possibly Candida-specific), with amino-acid sequence MKTVTIITILQLLFIQINAITIEEKGVVIANNNNDDEQQQQEKQQKQPKGAPIGATSQFDPYSNISPLSRSLEISSTTKSSMAIANTIIGIIGSTNNNNNIQWKLLLSCVLFAITSLCIM; translated from the coding sequence tattactattttacaattattatttattcaaatcaatgctattacaattgaagaaaaaggtgttgttattgctaataataataatgatgatgaacaacaacaacaagaaaaacaacaaaaacaacctAAAGGTGCACCAATTGGTGCTACATCTCAATTCGATCCTTATTCTAATATATCCCCATTATCAAGAAGTCTTGAAATATCATCAACCACCAAATCTTCAATGGCAATTGCTAATACtattattggtattattggtagtactaataataataataatattcaatggaaattattattaagtTGTGTTTTATTTGCAATTACAAGTTTATGTATAATGTAA
- a CDS encoding conserved hypothetical protein (possibly Candida-specific), which produces MQFTRKFLSSSSLLLSLITLLLLLSESINGLIIQKSLKVNGIGNGIGIGIGIGNIKRNRVTVDNDPMDRTIAITHNNPIPTDNASNSQSQSSSLSSSIAETTTSSVTSSVTSSVHNNGNQLQIITSVPIIAVMILGLL; this is translated from the coding sequence atgcaatttacaagaaagtttttgtcatcatcatcattgttgttgctgttgatcactttattattattattaagtGAATCTATCAATGGGTTAATTATCCAAAAAAGTTTGAAAGTTAATGGTATTGGTAATGgtattggtattggtattggtattggtaATATCAAAAGAAATCGAGTAACTGTTGATAATGATCCAATGGATAGGACTATAGCAATAACTCATAATAATCCAATTCCAACTGATAATGCCTCAAATTCTCAATCtcaatcatcatcattatcatcactGATTGCTGaaactactactagtagTGTTACTAGTAGTGTTACTAGTAGTGTCcataataatggtaatcAACTTCAAATTATCACTAGTGTACCAATTATAGCTGTTATGATATTAGGTTTATTATAA
- a CDS encoding conserved hypothetical protein (possibly Candida-specific;~orf19.12121 has been deleted from CGD due to presence of a frameshift) produces the protein MTIFDLIIIIYIYIYLQPQPTIKALIIPKSIYNITYQGININNVRNDKSMYEFKVIGGPYKTNVNYYYDSFNGIYFINQNQNQNQNQNLIQNHHNNNSYYYYYYAAADDDNDNDIIEVLSRDEIGIQLNEKYNSLFL, from the coding sequence ATGAccatttttgatttaattattattatatatatatatatttatttacaaCCTCAACCCACCATAAAAGCATTAATAATTCctaaatcaatatataatataactTATCAAGgtataaatattaataatgttcgaaatgataaatcaatgTATGAATTTAAAGTTATTGGTGGACCTTATAAAACTAatgtaaattattattatgattcttttaatggtatatattttatcaatcaaaatcaaaatcaaaatcaaaatcaaaatctaaTTCAAAACCAtcacaataataatagttattattattattattatgctgctgctgatgatgataatgataatgatataattgaagTTTTAAGTCGTGATGAAATTggaattcaattgaatgaaaaatataatagtttgtttttataa
- a CDS encoding hypothetical GPI-anchored protein, conserved (possibly Candida-specific): MKFQLLTLISIATTTTLAINLEQVRLINDDELIVQDGQFGYPAIINLKDEDAEIAKKTTTTTSSSSSSATTTTTTAKKDKKTTSSASTTISTSTTKSKSKSNSTSTSTSSSSKKHKSETASITKTGGADSVAAVGAVGGPILAALALLL, translated from the coding sequence atgaaatttcaattattaactttaatttcaattgctactactactactttaGCTATCAATTTAGAACAAGTTAGATTAatcaatgatgatgaattaattgttcAAGATGGTCAATTTGGTTATCCagcaattattaatttgaaagatgaagatgctGAAATTGCTAAAAagaccaccaccaccacttcttcttcttcttcttcagctactactactactactactgctaAGAAAGATAAAAAGACTACTTCTAGTGCTTCTACTACTATCTCCACTTCAACTACCAAATCTAAATCTAAATCTAATTCCacttcaacttcaacttcatcttcatctaaGAAACATAAATCTGAAACTGCTTCTATTACTAAAACTGGTGGTGCTGATtctgttgctgctgttggTGCTGTTGGTGGTCCAATCTTGGCTGCTTTAGCTTTATTATTGTAA
- a CDS encoding conserved hypothetical protein (possibly Candida-specific) — MAKRYKLIKKGSNNPVDDNKTLQAAFKEASSTPEKFMFNGLSNEFEDNVDLIIGYFKDDEFERWFKSISLNYNWSRKSSFESPEENNNDNKIRKSLYSKEEYFGCSSRGKFKSKSKKSNDDIVNQTISSIKSNCPARLYVKQQKGIPGYKLIGFVPTHNHAPQENGPLNVVARDWLVDMIGKGYTRSQIEKILFNLHGQKNKNQIPMNYKPFLRIQKYHINYWIKQYYDNKKFKLDQDNKINLLKWGEKISSDGSFNYIDLKGNVATTTGKPGWCCFFFDSWQKEEILKKKKKKNQSIYYLDCTHNICQDFNQPHKLGWTYLYTIMVRDDVTGMDTPGAYMLTNCLDEEPLIEFLKFIKSHSLSPDQFMIDCSFVEINSIKQVFPKSMIIICKWHILRNVKLKVKSKIANVKLQEEAINDFINLFENKSPQDAQMKIDAFKNKYKENTEWLEYFCYYEKLKGHWMNNSVVSFNQKNVTNNYIESYHRFLEQKFIRVFKKRQADDLVCVLYHDITPFYRKRHDDDDDDDDDDDDDDDDDDDDDDATSGKRQGKIDKVETSNKRFASCLTKEQLQTLVVIQGDGAFVRISEKDEEYVAILHSDGSGTCTCDLKQTGYSWCKHLYMYERLKQLVFDTESVEATDLINGVSDGNQCNPEITEENGIFYPLMDFDTTITPQTIENGSKIRIRIRNTNTNTNTTKEKNPVYDKQQTEMVDLSVFDDSGDFDDNLVISHSIESPEITSEYENQDLIHQFMKTKSRIVNFQPAFPTNCLPELPEITDEEKEHQGLIDLNLIMKRFNEVSEKSPEKLDNFLLNIKNWKDFADQIVTNQDNLAYNIKRRKINK; from the coding sequence ATGGCTAAAAGGtataaattgatcaaaaaaGGACTGAATAATCCCGTTGATGACAATAAGACGCTTCAAGCTGCTTTTAAAGAAGCATCTTCAACACCAGAGAAGTTTATGTTTAATGGTTTAtctaatgaatttgaagacaatgttgatttaataattggttATTTcaaagatgatgaatttgaaagatGGTTTAAACTGATTAGTTTGAATTATAATTGGTCAAGAAAGAGTTCTTTTGAATCACCAGAAGAGAATAACAATGATAACAAAATTAGAAAACTGCTTTATTCCaaagaagaatattttGGTTGTTCTCTGAGAGGAAAATTTAagtcaaaatcaaaaaaaagcaaCGATGATATTGTTAACCAgacaatatcatcaataaaatcTAATTGTCCGGCAAGACTTTACgttaaacaacaaaaaggTATTCCTggttataaattaattgggTTTGTACCAACTCATAATCACGCTCCACAAGAGAATGGACCTTTAAATGTTGTGGCAAGAGATTGGCTAGTTGATATGATTGGAAAAGGTTACACCAGGagtcaaattgaaaaaatattatttaaccTTCATggtcaaaaaaataaaaatcaaattccaATGAATTACAAACCATTTTTaagaattcaaaaatatcatATTAATTACTGGATCAAACAATattatgataataaaaaattcaaattagatcaagataataaaataaatttgcTTAAATGGGGTGAAAAGATTTCGTCTGATGGTTCTTTCAATTACATTGATTTAAAAGGAAATGTTGCCACCACTACAGGAAAACCGGGTTggtgttgttttttttttgattcttgGCAAAAGGAGGaaatattgaagaagaagaagaagaagaatcagctgatttattatttggattGTACTCATAATATTTGCCAGGATTTTAACCAACCACATAAGTTAGGTTGGACCTATTTATATACTATAATGGTCCGAGATGATGTCACCGGAATGGATACCCCTGGTGCTTATATGTTAACCAATTGCTTAGATGAAGAGCCATTAATTGagtttttaaaatttattaagaGTCATTCATTGTCGCCAGACCAATTTATGATTGATTGCTCCTTTGTTGAAATAAACTCAATTAAACAAGTGTTTCCAAAGTCGATGATTATCATATGTAAGTGGCATATATTAAGAAATGTTAAACTCAAGGTCAAATCGAAAATTGCAAATGTAAAACTTCAAGAGGAAGCCATTAAcgattttataaatttatttgaaaataaatctcCACAAGATGCTCAAATGAAGATTGACGCCTTTAAgaacaaatataaagaGAATACTGAGTGGTTAGAgtatttttgttattatgaGAAATTAAAAGGACATTGGATGAATAACCTGGTTGTGTCATTTAACCAAAAGAATGTTACAAATAATTACATTGAAAGTTATCATCGTTTTTTGGAACAAAAGTTTATAAGAGTATTTAAAAAGCGACAAGCGGATGATCTTGTTTGTGTGTTATACCATGATATTACTCCTTTTTATAGGAAACGtcatgatgatgatgatgatgatgatgatgatgatgatgatgatgatgatgatgatgatgatgatgatgatgctaCTAGTGGTAAAAGACAAGGAAAAATTGACAAAGTTGAAACTTCTAATAAAAGATTTGCGTCTTGTTTAACCAAGGAACAGTTGCAGACATTGGTTGTGATTCAGGGAGATGGTGCCTTTGTTAGAATTTCTgaaaaagatgaagaatatGTTGCTATATTACATTCAGATGGACTGGGTACATGTACATGTGATTTAAAACAGACGGGTTATTCGTGGTGTAAACACCTTTATATGTATGAAAGATTGAAGCAATTGGTATTTGACACTGAGTCCGTTGAGGCAACAGATCTTATCAATGGAGTTAGTGACGGAAATCAATGTAACCCAGAAATTACTGAAGAAAATGGAATTTTTTATCCGTTGATGGATTTCGATACAACTATAACACCACAAACTATAGAAAATGGAAGcaaaattagaattagaattagaaatacaaatacaaatacaaatacaacaaaggaaaaaaatCCAGTATAtgataaacaacaaactgAAATGGTTGATCTTTCAGTATTTGATGACTCTGGAgattttgatgataatcTTGTTATTTCACATCTGATTGAATCACCAGAAATAACTAGTGAATATGAAAATCAAGATCTTATTCATCAGTTtatgaaaacaaaatcaagaatAGTCAATTTCCAACCAGCATTTCCAACAAATTGTTTACCAGAATTACCTGAAATAacagatgaagaaaaagaacatCAAGGactaattgatttaaacttaataatgaaaagaTTTAATGAAGTTAGTGAAAAGTCACCTGAAAaacttgataattttttattgaatataaaaaattggaagGATTTTGCTGATCAAATAGTCACTAATCAAGATAATTTGGcttataatataaaacgaagaaaaataaacaaatga
- a CDS encoding regulatory subunit of acetolacetate synthase, putative (Similar to S. cerevisiae ILV6;~In S. cerevisiae: required for first step of branched chain amino acid biosynthesis, yeast mutants require isoLeucine plus valine (hence name ILV6 -IsoLeucine plus Valine requiring)), translating to MLRRSPCMIRQITRTSIRNSSNNSSSGSTSALAYKTLHRNQKRPPLPTLETPNWSADAAVSSILYETPVPSKAPPKQHVLNCLVQNEPGVLSGVSGTLAARGFNIDSLVVCNTEVKDLSRMTIVLKGQDGVVEQARRQIEDLVPVYAVLDYTNAEIIKRELLLARISLLGPEYFQELIATHQLHIDDGSSIPNIDACESAYHPNNLPPSEALRQKHIHLDHISTLTKQFGGKVVDISDRNVVVELSAKPSRITSFISLLHPFGILELARSGMMALPRTPLNNFSDIEEEDSIDAADIVDASQLPPG from the coding sequence ATGTTGAGGAGATCTCCTTGTATGATTAGACAAATCACTAGAACTAGTATTAGaaatagtagtaataaCAGCAGTTCTGGTTCAACTTCAGCATTAGCATATAAAACTTTACATCGTAATCAAAAACGTCCACCATTACCAACATTAGAAACTCCAAATTGGTCAGCTGATGCTGCtgtttcatcaattttatatGAAACTCCTGTTCCATCAAAAGCTCCTCCAAAACAACATgtattaaattgtttagtTCAAAATGAACCTGGGGTATTATCAGGAGTTTCTGGTACATTAGCTGCTCGAGgttttaatattgattcattagTAGTTTGTAATACTGAAGTTAAAGATTTATCAAGAATGacaattgttttaaaagGTCAAGATGGAGTTGTTGAACAAGCTCGTAGAcaaattgaagatttagTACCAGTTTATGCTGTATTAGATTATACCAATGcagaaattattaaacgagaattattattagctagaatatcattattaggACCAGAATattttcaagaattaattgcTACTCATCAATTACatattgatgatggttCATCAATTCCTAATATAGATGCTTGTGAATCAGCTTATCatccaaataatttacCTCCTTCAGAAGCTTTAAGACAAAAACATATTCATTTGGATCATATATCTACTTTAACTAAACAATTTGGTGGtaaagttgttgatatttctgatagaaatgttgttgttgaattaaGTGCTAAACCTTCAAGAATAACTTCATTTATTAGTTTATTACATCCTTTTGGAATTTTGGAATTGGCAAGATCAGGTATGATGGCATTACCAAGAACtccattaaataatttttctgatatagaagaagaagattcaattgatgctgctgatattgttgatgcATCTCAATTACCACCAGGTTAA